The Cardiocondyla obscurior isolate alpha-2009 linkage group LG24, Cobs3.1, whole genome shotgun sequence sequence aatttacgtacCTTCGCCACCAATTTGGAAAGTTCCTAGAGCACCATCCGCCTTATAACTACCTTCAATAAGCACCTTTGGTAAATCGACGTCAAGCTccaatttaaagtaattatcgGAATGTTGCGGTCTCACAGCCAAAAACTGAGCCTTTGCAAGTCCATAAGTATTAACATTTGTGACTGTTATATCCGCACGTATGTCACTAGTTTCGTATACAGTTCTTTCAGTTTCGGTAAAGAACGGATCCAAGATTGGCACATCGAATTTTGGGATACCtatcgagaataaaaaattgaaactcgTGCGACGTTATGGCACATtaacgtaaattatataacagtAAATTTAACTCGGTTTATgcactttaaataataattacaatgtgaatttaataaaattaattaatctaaaaaaatattatcaagtATTGTCAATTTGTTTTTAGTACCTGGGATAAAGTTCGGCCACGCTTCTTGTATGGCAAGTCTTAAGCAAGACGAATAGTCATCTGACTCACGTTTGCAGGTTTGCACAgctacaaataaatattagaaatacattaaaatttaattgtgtctatatattctttttaataataat is a genomic window containing:
- the LOC139111677 gene encoding circadian clock-controlled protein daywake, translated to MSFYTFALFCATTFVLAAAQDLELPVQTCKRESDDYSSCLRLAIQEAWPNFIPGIPKFDVPILDPFFTETERTVYETSDIRADITVTNVNTYGLAKAQFLAVRPQHSDNYFKLELDVDLPKVLIEGSYKADGALGTFQIGGEGSFNISMEDIKSTWILEGPVANDKWTLEHFHLNPEVGKMQIWFSDMFNGNEELSK